CCGAACAGCGCCGCGACCTGAAGCTCGGCAAAGGACTCCTCGCGCGGATCGATGTCGTCATGCCGCTCGACCCCGATCACACGCTCATCCGGAACCACCATGGTCGCCCGCGGCGCGGACGGTTGGTCATGGCGCCGGCCGATCCGTCGATGCGGCTGGCCCGGCTGGTGCTCGTCGCTCATCGATGCAGCCTCATGCCCGCGAACCGATCCACATCGTGATGATCACCAGGCCGCCGATCCCGACCAGCCACGCGACGACTGTCTCGCTCACGGGGCCGATCCGGCCGAGGCCGACGCCGCCAGGGTTGGGCTCGGTCTTGATCGTGCGGATGTATTTGATGATCGCCAGCTTTTGCGCCGGTGAGATCTCCTGGTCGCCGAAGACCGGCATGCTCTCCGGGCCGGTGATCATCGCTTCGTAGATCTGCTTCGGGGTGGCGTCCGAGAGCGAGGGCGCGTACTTGCCATAGGTGAGCGCGCCGCCGGACCCGGCGAAGTTGTGGCACTGGGCGCAGTTGGTCCGGAACAGCGCGCCGCCGAAGGCGACGTCCGCACTCTGGTAGTTCAGATTGGTCGGGATCGCCGGGCCTGGCCCGAGGCTGCCGACGTACGCCGCGATCTGCTCGATCTGCTCGTCGTTGTAACGCACGTGCTTCTGCGGTGCTTGGGTGCCGTGCTCCGACAGCGGCATCCGCCCGGTGCCGACCTGGAAGTCGGCGGCAGCGGCCCCGACCCCGATCAGGCTGGGGGCGGTCGCGCCACCCTGACCGTTCAAGCCGTGGCACGAGGCACAGCCCTGCAGGAACAGCTGGCGGCCTTTTTGCAGGGCGACGTCGTTGGTCGCGGCGGACTTGGTCGGCGCGAAGCTCGCGTAGAGCAGACCGATGATGCCGAGCGAGACGATCACGATCCCGACCTGCGCGAGCCGGCGGCGCAACGAGCGGCGCGGGCCCGGTTCGAACGGGGTCTCGGAGGCGGTCACGGTGTCCATTTCGCTAGCGGATCAGGTAGATGACGGTGAACAGGCCGATCCAGACGATGTCGACGAAGTGCCAGTAGTACGACACGACGATCGCCGCGGTTGCCTGGGCCGGAGTGAACTTCCCGTACGTCGTCCGCAGCATCAGTAAGACGAAGGCGACCAGGCCGCCGAACACATGCAGGCCGTGGAAACCGGTCGTGAGGTAGTAGACCGAGCTGTAGCCGCTGCTCTTGATGACGAAGTCGTTGTGCACGAAGTACTCGAACGACTGGCCGCCGATGAACACCGAGCCCATGAAGAACGTGACCATGAACCAGAACCGCAGCCGCTCGACGTCGCCGCGCTCGGCGGCGAACACTCCGAGCTGGCAGGTCACGCTGGACAGCACCAGGATGATCGTGAACGGCGTGGCGGTCTTGAGGTCGAGAACGACGTTCTTGGGTGGCCAGTTGGGCTCGTTGACCGCGCGGACCGTGAAGTACATCGCGAACAGTGCCGCGAAGAACATCAGCTCCGAGGACAGCCAGACGATGACCCCGACGCTGACCAGGTTCGGGCGATGCAGCGAGCCGTGGGCAGGCGCCGGCTCGATCGCGGTAGCGGAGGCCACGGGGGGATTCTGCCAGCAGGCACCGACGGGTCACGCGCCACCCCCGTCGGCGCGTCGCGACCGGTTCCGACTGACTACCATCACCGCATGGCCGAGCACTCGACCCCCGCTGCCGCGCTCGATTCCGGGCCGTCCGGCGGCGCGCGGCCGGTGACCGTCCTGGTCTACTCGAGCCACGAGGACACGCGGGCGCGGATCATCACGGCACTCGGTCGGCGGCCGTCCCCCGATCTGGTCGTCGACTACGTCGAGGCCGGGCGGGGGGACGAGGTGATCGCTCGTTGCGACGCCGGTGGCATTGATCTGGCCATCCTCGATGGCGAGGCCGCACCCACCGGCGGCATGGGGCTCGCGCGGCAGTTGAAGGACGAGCTGGACGACGCGCCGCCGGTCCTGCTCGTCGTCGGCCGCCGGGATGACGCATGGCTCGCCACGTGGTCACGGGCAGAGGGCTTCGTGGCGCACCCGATCGACGCGGTCCGGATCACCGAGGCCGTGACCACGCTGCTGGCCGGCGACAGTCCGGTCATCGCCGCGCACTGAGCGGCCGCGGCACGTAGGGGAGGGTCGGTCGTGAGCAGCTGGCCGGCCGTGCTGAGCGCGGTGATTGCCGGTCGGTCACTGTCGGCGGACGACACCGCCTGGGCCATGGGCGAGATCATGGCCGGCGAGGCGACCACGGGCCAGATCGCCGGTCTCGCGATCGGCCTGCGGGTCAAGGGCGAGACGACCGAGGAGGTTGTCGGGCTGGTCCGGGCGATGTTCGCGCACGCCAGCCGGATCGCGGTGGCCGGGCCGGCCGTCGACACCTGCGGCACCGGTGGCGACCGGGCGTCGACGGTCAACATCTCCACTCTCGCGGCGCTCGTCGTCCGCGGCGCCGGCGGGCAGGTGGTGAAGCACGGCAACCGGGCCGCATCGTCCGCGTGCGGGTCGGCCGATCTGCTCGAGGAGCTCGGGGTCGTCATCGACCTGCCGCCGAGCGCGGTCGAGGAGTGCGTGGCGCGGGCCGGCATCGGCTTCTGCTTCGCCCGGATCTTCCACCCGGCCCTGCGCCATGCGGCCGCGGCCCGCGGCGAGCTCGGCGTCGGGACGTTCTTCAACTTCCTCGGACCGCTCACGAACCCGGCGCAGCCGTCCGCCCAGGCGGTCGGAGTGGCCGACCCGCGGATCGCAGGAGTGGTGGCGGGCGTCCTTGCCGAGCGCGGAACCTCGGCCCTGGTATTTCGCGGCACCGATGGGCTCGACGAGCTCTCGGTGTCCGCGCCGTCTCAAGTGTGGGTGGTGGCCGACGGAGCGGTGCGCGAGGACCTGGTGGATCCGGGCGAGCTCGGGATCGCTACCGCCGCGCCCGGCGCGCTGCGCGGCGCGGACGCTGCTCACAACGCGGCGGTGACGAGGCGGCTGCTCGAGGGCGAGCAGGGGCCGGTCCGTGATGCCGTGCTGCTGAACGCCGCCGCCGCTCTGGTGGCGCTCGACGGGCCGACCGACGCGCCGGTGTCGGATCAGCTCGGCGAGGCTCTCCCGCGCGCCGCGGAGTCCCTCGACTCGGGGTCAGCGGGTGCGGCGCTCGACCAGTGGGTGAGCGCCAGCCGGGCCGCGGCTGCGTCCGGCTGAGTCCGGCGTCAGTCGGGGTCCGACAGCCCGAGGGAGAACGCCGCCTCGAGGTCGTGCTGCGAATAGGTCCGGAACGCGACATGTGTCTCGGTGGCGAGAATGCCGTCCACCTTGTTCAGCCGGTCAGCAACGACGTCGGCAACTTCCTCGTGGGTCGAGACTCGGATGATCGCGATCAGGTCGATCTCGCCGGTCACCGAGTAGACCTCCGTGACGCCGCGAAGCGACGCGATCTCCTCTGCAACCTCGGGGATCCGGTCGACGGCCGCAGAGACGAAGACGATCGCGGTGATCACGGGAGCGACCCTACCGCCCGGCGGCCACCCGCTCGCCCAGCTCCAGCGCGTGGCCGACCACCCGTGCCTTGGTCGCGACGATCTCGGCGTAGGGACGGCGGAAGCGCACTTCGGCGCTCTCGACGATCTCGCTCTCGCGGACGGGGTCGACGGCGAACATCGCGGCCAGCGGGGCGTAGTGCACTGCGGCGGAAGCGGCGTACCAGCGCCGGGCCGTGCTCTCGTCGACATCGACGCCTGAGGTTCGCAGGCCGGACAGATAGCTGGGTACGACGTGCGCCTCGAGCTCGTCGAGCGGCGCGTCGGGCAACACCAGCATCCAGACCGGGTCGAGCGTGAGCTGGTCGAGGTCCTGGGCGAGCGAGCCGATGCCGACCTGGGACCAGTCCAACGCGACCGTGGTGCCGTCGTCGGCGGCGATCAGGTTGGTGGGCCAGAAGTCGCAGTGCACGACCGTCTGCGGCGCGCTCTCGACGATCGCGAGCAGTTCCTCGCGGGCCGCCCACAACCCGCTGACCCGGCTGCGCAACGCGGCCATCGGCGCCTGCCAGTCCTCGGTCCAGCGGGCATCGTCGTCGAGGGACCCGATCGAGCGGGCGAGGTTGTCGACCCAGCCGCGCAGCCAGTGCCGCGACAACCACTCGTCGCCGGGCAGGACGCTGCGGCCGCAGGCATAGGCCGCCTGGGTCGTCGCGAGGTCGTAGGCCGCGCCGTCGTAGTTGTCGAGCTCCCACTCGCGGCCCGGGACGCCCTGCACGTCCTCCATCCAGATCCAGCACTCGTCGTCGGCCGGTGCCGTCGTGAGCAAGGTGCGTGGGGCGCGCAGCTCGCCGGGCAAGGTGTCGAGCATGCCGCTGGCATACGCGAGCCACTCGCGCTTCCAGTAGTTGCGGTGCTCCGGGGTCGCGCCCGAGACCCACAGCGCGTCCGGATCCTCGTCGATGCCCCTACGGACGACCTTGATCACGATCGAGAAGTCCTCGCCGTGCACCCGGTAGACCCCGCCGGTGACCGAGTGCAGCCGAAGGTCGGGCTCGATCGGTTCGACGGCGTACGTCGACACCTCGCGGCCCACGGCCCGCGAGAGCTCACTCAGGTCGACGTCCACGGTAAAGATCATCGCGCTCCTACCCGTCGAGCGCAGCAGCGAACCGCGGCGCTCGCCGTCACGAAACCGCAACGGGCGGGTGGCGGTTCGGGTTCAGACCACCGCGCGCGCCGGGCGGTGGACCGGGCGCAGCGCGCGGCGGTCGGCGAACGGTCGAGCCGAGTCGCGGCCGCCGCCCGGTGCGGCGCTCAGCCACTGCTGCAGTGCGCCGGCGCCGTCCGCGGGCGAGCACCAGGTGCCATCGAGGTCGACCAGCCGCGCGCCCGGTCCGGACAACCAGCCGAGGATGTGCTCCATCTCCTCGGCTGAGGCGGCGGGCGCCGGGCCGATCCCGCCGTCGACCACCTCGGCGGTCGCCACCAGAGCCTCGACGTACGGCATCGGCGGCGCGCCGGGCGGAACGGCGGATGCCGCCGCCAGCCGGCCGTAGCGCACGACCGCGAGGTCCCAGCCGCCCGCGAACCCCGGTCGAGCGGCCACCAGCTGTGGGCAGCCGGACAGAGCCGCGAGCCGCTGCATCCGGGCCGAGACGCGTACGAACGCGCTCGCCCGATCCCGGTGCGCTGCGGCCTCCTCGTAGCGCTGTTGGGCGGACAGCGTGGCGATCCGCCGCCGCACCGCCTCGATCAGCGGCCGGGGGTCCCCGGTCATCAACGCTCGGGCCGCGGCGGCCGTGGGTGCGTAGTCGTCGCGGCTCACCCCGCCCTCGCATGGTGCCGAGCAGCGGCCCATGCCGGCGAGCACGCAGGCGCTGGTCGGGCGGGCCGGGCTGATGCGTTGCGTGCACTGGCGAAGCGGCACTGCCTCGTGCAGGGCGGCCATCGCGGCCTGCGCGGTGCGAGCCGAGCCGAACGGTCCGAGGTAGGTCGCGCCGTCATCGCTCACGCGGCGGACCAGCGCGAGCCGGGGATAGGGCTCTGCGGTGAGTTTCAGCCAGGAGGCGCGTTCGGGGAACCGTGACCGCCGGTTGTAGCGGGGCTTGTGCTCGGCGATCAGCCGGAGCTCGCGAACCTCGGCTTCGAGCGGGTGGGCGCAGGCGATCGCGTCGACCCGCTCGGCGATGCCGACCATCTCGGCCATCCGCGACCGTGGCTCGGAGGCGAGAAAGTACTGCCGCACCCGCGCCCGCACGTGCCGGCTGCGTCCGATGTAGAGCGGCTGGCCGCGATGGTCGCGGAAGATGTAGACGCCGGGGCCGTCCGGCAGCCCGTCGGCGAGATAGCGCTTGCGGCGCTGTGCCGCGGTCGCCATGCCGGTGAAGGACACCAGCTCCTCGTACGTGCCGACCCCGAGGTTGCCCACTCGCTCCAGCAGCCCGTGCAGGACGTCGGTGGTGGCGCGGGCATCCGCGAGCGCCCGATGGCAGGGGGTGGTCGTCGTACGGAACACGCGCGAGAGCGTCGACAGCTTGCAGTTCGGCGCTTCGTCCCGGTGCAGGACCCGGCGGGCCAGCCGGGCCGTGTCGACCGAGTCGAAGCCCGGCCAGGGGATCCCGAGCTGGTCGGCGGCGGCACGCAGGAAGCCGAGGTCGAACGGCGCGTTGTGCGCGACGAGAACGGATCCCTTGGCCCACTCGAGGAAGCTCGGCAGCACCCCAGAGATGCTCGGGGCGCCGGCCACCATCGCCTCGGTGATGCCGGTGAGCACCGAGATGAACGGCGGCACCTCGCAGTGCGGGTTGACCAGGGTCTGGAACTCGCCGAGCTGCTCACCGCCGCGGACCTTCACGGCGCCGATCTCGGTGATCGCCGAGGTGAGCGGCGACCCGCCGGTGGTTTCGAGGTCGACGACGACGAAGGTGACCTCACACAGCGGCACGCCGAGCTCGTCGAAGCTGGCTTGATGCGGAACCGGGCCAAGCGCAATGCCGGGGGGCGCCGCGCTCGTGGTCATGGCGGTCACGGTAGGAGCGGGTGCGGACAACTTCCGGTCAACGCGCCGCGGTCGGGGCCGCTCGGCGGAAGTTGTCAGACCCCGGCTCTAGCGTCGCGCAGGTGCTGGTGAAGGAGGCCTGATGATCATCGACTGCGATCGATGCGAAGTGCGCGGCGTCGCGTGTGACGACTGTGTGGTCTCGGTGCTGTTGGCAGCGCCGGCTGCGGTCGACCGCGGCGAGTTCGAGTGGAGCGAGGACGAGTCGGTGGCGTTGCGAGCGCTCGCCGACGGCGGGTTGGTGCCGCCGGTGCGGATGCGTGCGCACCGGACCGGGCCGGACGGAAGGGTTGCGGGCTGACACGCCTGTGACTGTTGTGACAGGAGTGAAAATCGTCCCGACGCGCGGAGAATCGGTTGGGGGAGCACGCTTGGCGATCATCGGCGGACTGGCTAGTGTGACCCGCAGTTACCACTTCGTTACGCCGCCAGCCAGGCGGTGGGGTGGTGGCTACCGCCGAGTCGCGGCCGGTTCACACCGGTCCGAGCCGGGGACCCATTCCCCTTTGGGGTGAATCGGTTTCCAGCCAGTTCGCTGGCTGGTGACCGTAGGGCGAGCTTCCCGCCCGAACCCGTCAGCTCACCCGGTAGGCGGTCGAGGAAGAAGGAGAGCCGCCTTCGTGGCGAGTCGTTCTCTTTCGAGCCCGTCTGCACCCGAGGGCTCAAAAGCCAGCCGTAGCCGGTTCACCCGTTACCGCCTCCCGGTACTTGCTTGTGCCGCCGCAGCGGTCGTCGCCGTCGTCGTACCCAGCGGGATCGGCGGCGCCAGCCCGTCGAACCACCTGTCGCTGCGCCAGGTCGAGAGCCGGATCTCCGCGCTCAACAACCGCGCCGACCGGATCACCGAGGCCTACGACAGCGCGACCACCGCGTTGCACTCGCTGCAGCGCCAGGAGCGGATCACCAACGCCGAGCTTGCGCACGACCGCTCGCTGCTCGCCCAGGTCCAGCGCCGGGTCGCCGCGGGCATCAGCGCCGCCTACCGCACCGGCGGGCTCGACCCCACGCTGTCGCTGGTCTCCTCCGGCAGCCCGCAGACGTTCATCGAGCAGTCCTCGAGCCTCGACGAGGTCGCCCGCTACGACGCGAACCAGGTTGCACTCGCCGACGCTGCGCAGCGCCAGGTCGCCGCGGCCGAGGTCGTCCACAACGCCCAGGTCGCGCAGCAGAAGGCCACCCTGGCGCGGATCTCCAACGCCCGCGGGCAGATCGAGAACCTGCTCCACCAGCAGCAACAGCTGCTCGGCCGGCTCAAGGCCTCCCAGCGCGAGGAGCTCGCGCGCCAGCAGAACTCCGTCGCGCAGCACGAAACGTCGCTGCGGCACAGCTATCA
This window of the Mycobacteriales bacterium genome carries:
- a CDS encoding cytochrome c, translated to MDTVTASETPFEPGPRRSLRRRLAQVGIVIVSLGIIGLLYASFAPTKSAATNDVALQKGRQLFLQGCASCHGLNGQGGATAPSLIGVGAAAADFQVGTGRMPLSEHGTQAPQKHVRYNDEQIEQIAAYVGSLGPGPAIPTNLNYQSADVAFGGALFRTNCAQCHNFAGSGGALTYGKYAPSLSDATPKQIYEAMITGPESMPVFGDQEISPAQKLAIIKYIRTIKTEPNPGGVGLGRIGPVSETVVAWLVGIGGLVIITMWIGSRA
- a CDS encoding heme-copper oxidase subunit III gives rise to the protein MASATAIEPAPAHGSLHRPNLVSVGVIVWLSSELMFFAALFAMYFTVRAVNEPNWPPKNVVLDLKTATPFTIILVLSSVTCQLGVFAAERGDVERLRFWFMVTFFMGSVFIGGQSFEYFVHNDFVIKSSGYSSVYYLTTGFHGLHVFGGLVAFVLLMLRTTYGKFTPAQATAAIVVSYYWHFVDIVWIGLFTVIYLIR
- the trpD gene encoding anthranilate phosphoribosyltransferase is translated as MSSWPAVLSAVIAGRSLSADDTAWAMGEIMAGEATTGQIAGLAIGLRVKGETTEEVVGLVRAMFAHASRIAVAGPAVDTCGTGGDRASTVNISTLAALVVRGAGGQVVKHGNRAASSACGSADLLEELGVVIDLPPSAVEECVARAGIGFCFARIFHPALRHAAAARGELGVGTFFNFLGPLTNPAQPSAQAVGVADPRIAGVVAGVLAERGTSALVFRGTDGLDELSVSAPSQVWVVADGAVREDLVDPGELGIATAAPGALRGADAAHNAAVTRRLLEGEQGPVRDAVLLNAAAALVALDGPTDAPVSDQLGEALPRAAESLDSGSAGAALDQWVSASRAAAASG
- a CDS encoding Lrp/AsnC ligand binding domain-containing protein, yielding MITAIVFVSAAVDRIPEVAEEIASLRGVTEVYSVTGEIDLIAIIRVSTHEEVADVVADRLNKVDGILATETHVAFRTYSQHDLEAAFSLGLSDPD
- a CDS encoding phosphotransferase, with protein sequence MIFTVDVDLSELSRAVGREVSTYAVEPIEPDLRLHSVTGGVYRVHGEDFSIVIKVVRRGIDEDPDALWVSGATPEHRNYWKREWLAYASGMLDTLPGELRAPRTLLTTAPADDECWIWMEDVQGVPGREWELDNYDGAAYDLATTQAAYACGRSVLPGDEWLSRHWLRGWVDNLARSIGSLDDDARWTEDWQAPMAALRSRVSGLWAAREELLAIVESAPQTVVHCDFWPTNLIAADDGTTVALDWSQVGIGSLAQDLDQLTLDPVWMLVLPDAPLDELEAHVVPSYLSGLRTSGVDVDESTARRWYAASAAVHYAPLAAMFAVDPVRESEIVESAEVRFRRPYAEIVATKARVVGHALELGERVAAGR
- a CDS encoding DEDD exonuclease domain-containing protein, whose amino-acid sequence is MTTSAAPPGIALGPVPHQASFDELGVPLCEVTFVVVDLETTGGSPLTSAITEIGAVKVRGGEQLGEFQTLVNPHCEVPPFISVLTGITEAMVAGAPSISGVLPSFLEWAKGSVLVAHNAPFDLGFLRAAADQLGIPWPGFDSVDTARLARRVLHRDEAPNCKLSTLSRVFRTTTTPCHRALADARATTDVLHGLLERVGNLGVGTYEELVSFTGMATAAQRRKRYLADGLPDGPGVYIFRDHRGQPLYIGRSRHVRARVRQYFLASEPRSRMAEMVGIAERVDAIACAHPLEAEVRELRLIAEHKPRYNRRSRFPERASWLKLTAEPYPRLALVRRVSDDGATYLGPFGSARTAQAAMAALHEAVPLRQCTQRISPARPTSACVLAGMGRCSAPCEGGVSRDDYAPTAAAARALMTGDPRPLIEAVRRRIATLSAQQRYEEAAAHRDRASAFVRVSARMQRLAALSGCPQLVAARPGFAGGWDLAVVRYGRLAAASAVPPGAPPMPYVEALVATAEVVDGGIGPAPAASAEEMEHILGWLSGPGARLVDLDGTWCSPADGAGALQQWLSAAPGGGRDSARPFADRRALRPVHRPARAVV
- a CDS encoding NlpC/P60 family protein, with amino-acid sequence MASRSLSSPSAPEGSKASRSRFTRYRLPVLACAAAAVVAVVVPSGIGGASPSNHLSLRQVESRISALNNRADRITEAYDSATTALHSLQRQERITNAELAHDRSLLAQVQRRVAAGISAAYRTGGLDPTLSLVSSGSPQTFIEQSSSLDEVARYDANQVALADAAQRQVAAAEVVHNAQVAQQKATLARISNARGQIENLLHQQQQLLGRLKASQREELARQQNSVAQHETSLRHSYHPPSYSGPASGRAAIAVRYAYAQLGKPYQWGGSGPGSFDCSGLTMRAWGAAGVALPHSAAGQQAMLPHVSVSALEPGDLVFYGDPAYHTAIYIGGGRIIQAPHTGTVVQISSLADMPPTNAGRP